AGCTCTaagcataaaaataaatcaagttttatatAGTTCTGCAGGTTTTTCCAGGTTGCACTGAATAAAACTGGATTTTTCATGCTCAGTAAAAACAGCTTGCAGTGTAATCCAATCTGTGCTAGTAGTGTAAGAGTGCAGATTATCAGACAGCAATGAACTAATACAAGACAGTAACAATCAGTGAGAGCTCCATGAATTAATAAAAGATATTGTCTATAAAGCCTCACAGAGAGGAAGGGCAGCCCAGTCTGAGCATACAGCACCCAATTATAGGTATTAAATATCACCAGTAATAAATCTAAATGGAGGCAGATAAACTGTCCCCAATCAAAGGTAGCCATGGTCCAGCACTGACAGCAAAGTGACCCCAATAAGTGTTTCCTTTTCTACAGCgcagagcaaaaacaaacaaacaaacaaacaaagcataATTTATTCCTGTAAGCCAagctatttttgtgtttgtttaatcaCCAGTTTGGATACATGACATTTAGAAATCAACTTTTGTTCTGTCAACATTCCCAGACATTTGCGCTCTGTCTCTGTTTTGATATTTGTGACATCTGTAGTGGAAATGACCAGATTGTCAAAAGCAATATCTTGGGCTCTAGCAAACAtaattaatttagatttttatgccTTCAGAAACTAATTTATGCTTGCTCAGTGAAGCAGTGCTGAAGGGATTTAACACAGAATGAACTGTATCTAAACTATGGTACAAAactgtgtcatcagcataaagaCGTACATTACAATAAGATACAGAGAAGACAATGTCATCTATATAAAGTCTGAACATCTAGCTCCAAGACTGAACCTTGTAGCACCTTTTGCACCTTTTGCAATTACAGATTGACCATTTCTGATAGCCACACACTGCTGTCAGTCCACAAAGTAACTGTGAATCTCTTTTGTTTTCACGAAAACTAAtactatattttttcaaaagcaAGACATAATCGACTTTATCACTTGGCtttaaaagaggaaataaaaagagCTGTACAGTGTTTCCTTCTGTCCAGAGCTGTACTGTTATCATTTCAAACAAGAGAGGCAGTGAAAAAGTGCTgagcttttctctaaaaacgAAGTGATGTACTCTTAAAGACGAGTTTGCCGCAACAAACGATTTAAGTCAATTATATGCTGAGGATTCTAGGATCTTTGCAAGGCATGATCATTTCAAGATCGCACTGTAATAGTTGAGGTCGGATGTTCCCCTGTTGGCTTTTTGGATGCTAATTTTACTTACAAAACTatatttgtttgtaaaatgaATAGTGTTCGCCTTAGATTACTACAACAGCATTCAAATTACCCAGTAGGCTGATTCCACAACAACGGAGATTAGAGAAAAATAACACTAACTCTTTGTTCTGACCACATTAAGCTCAGTTTTTTGTTATCCTTTGGTGAAGCCTGACATCTATGGGTTGGACACTACTGTACTATAAAGTTACAGGTAGGGTTTTACTTTTATAGGtaggcttttttaaaatatattttgctaACAATATGTCTGTACTTAAGTAGGATTTTGAGAGAGAACTGTTACTTggactattttttgttttttattaggAGACCAGTTATGTTTTTGTGTGATACAAGCTGTGCCCATGTTAAATGTGGAAACAGATCTCATCCTTCCAGTCCAGGTGAAAGCTATTTGGAAAGCGTTATTGAGATGAACTCACTGGTTCGTTGCTCATTGTCCTTCTGCATAAACTACATGAAGCAGAGAGATGAATTGATCTGTCACTGAGTAAGCTGATCTGAATCAACTGCacttagaaacaaaaagaagaacaagtGCAGAGTTGGAACCCGGTCTTGCATGTTTTTAAGTAATGTGACTTTTCTTGGGCAACTTTTTTTGATCAGAATCTAATTGTATAGAATTGTGAAGGAATGGACCTGGAGGGTGCAATAAACTTTGAGGAACTCACTTTACTGGAGGATGTCCAGGGAACTGGGGTGTCCTGTACACCATAATTTCTACTCCCATAAACTAGAGTAGAAATTCTCTAAGTGGGTCGGATTTCTTGTTATGTAGACATATCGACTGTGACTGGACAAAGTCTTTGCACTTTTGTTCTTCTCTTTTGATTAAATCCCTCTCTGTTTCTGGAGCCAGTTGAATAAAGACTGCAGTGTTCCTGGGCCTTTGAGTGCATTCCTTAATTCCAGCTGTCATTCTTTGTTTGATAAATGGTTCTTATAAAGAAAGCAAGCTGTTGTACAGACCTGCTTTCAGGGTTGgcgtggtgttttttttttatacactgTCACTCTTAGGACTCCAGCTATACTGTTCCCATTTGAAAAGgttgcacattttaaactttaagtCCATTTTGCTATTACCTTGGTACTGTTAAACAGGTAAAAGTGAACTCCAATTTATTTGTGGGCCTCATaatagttttatttctgtttatatttacataaattGTCTGAATACCACTTCATCCGTTTAATTGGACGTCTGAAGTTCAACTAAAAACGTATGAAAGTTTATAAATCTGAGTCACAGTTTTATCCATCACATGCACATTATTTTGATAAATTCAGCTCTAATTAGCAGCAATCTGTGCAAAGTTTACATCTACAGCTGTTAGCTGCACTATCATtagaacaacaagaaaaaaatcacatatttgCATTCAGTAATCATAAACAGACATCTACAGATCATTATATCCCAGCTGGAGAAGCCGAGGAAGGAGagagcaaaaatgaaaacaactctGCGAGGTGTTAATcctatttctgtctctctttcactctctgCTGATTCATATAAAGTCTCTGCGTGACTCACTGGAGATCTCAGTCGCACATGACGATCCGTCGCAGCTCTGCGGTGACACTGTGTGATGATAACGGTGCCAAACCAAGTGCGAATGCAGTTCACAGCAGCCACAACAAGAAATATGCCAGTTAAGACAGAAGCCTGTGTGAATATTCAGAGAGTACAAAGATTTCAGAACCGCGAGCAGCAACTCTGGGAGAACTTTTTCTGCTCCATCACACATGGCTCCTTGACATGACTGATGCGATTCcctaaattaataataatgataccTGGAAAAAGCTGAGTTTGTGTGGTAATGTTGCACCCTAGAGGTGGTGTGCATTTACTGCAAAGCACGTTTCAAATGCTgagtttaatgtgtttttttcttggttCCTGAGGAAGAATTAAGAATGAATTTTGTTACTATACGGGTGTTTTTTTGATGCCTCCTGACCTGACAAGAAGTGATTTTGGCAGCTGGTTTAATTTCGTGGTGTCATTACAGGTTCAACCTGAGAAGAATAAACTTTTTTCCAACCAAAGATATTCAGAATTTGAATCTCACAAAAGTCCTGCTTGGAAAAGTGTGTTTAAAGGACAGCCTTTTCTAAAATGATTTGCACGTTTTAGGTTTATTCTATGTATTAAATATgctatttgtgtgtgttaagtgtgtgtctgtgggggTCGCTATAAGAGCTGCAGGTTATTTGTCTGCAGGTGGGTTTAGAGGCTGTTAAACATATGCAAAGGAAAGGAGGAGGTTTTGTAGCGCTGATGTGTGGGACATCTGTATGTCCACACCGAGGGTCGGCTATATGGTCACTGTGGGCTCTTCACATCGGCCTGCTGAGTTTGCTCGTCTCTTTGTCACgtctgagctgctgttgctaccatcagcagaaacacacacacacacacacacacacacacacacacacacacatatacgcaCACATACCGACATATATGCCTGTCCtgtctcacattcacacctcaaTAAATCCACTTTGATTAGAAGCGTGCTCACAAAATAGTCTGTTATTTGCAATACGTGCTCATGTATCACTTTCTCTTGTTCTTGCTCAGTACTGGACTTAATCAGGAAATTAGATGGACatgcacatgaacacacacacacagacagagagtcTGGACAATGTGCTGACCTCAGTAAGCCATCCctaaatgtttattgttcagtgctgcaagaggagagaggagtgtGAATGCTCAGTTATGTACCCACCAGCTGCTCACGCTGTTATTATAGTCCCTGATTTAATCACACAATGACAGCAAATACTGTACACAACACCTTGAATATCAGATGATTGgaataaatgacacaaagagtATAAAATTATCTGAAAAGgcagaagtttgtgtttaaaaactgAGAAGAATGAGACAGCCTGGTGCAGATcaatcaaaactataaaaagcAATGCACAGGTCAATGGACTCAGTGTCTGTTCATGCTATTAGCACCATTTTATCCCTGTGTAATGATGCTCTACTGCGCACTGCTGTCTAAAACTGAAGCTGCCAATTACAGCTCACTAGTCGATGCCAAAGTGCTGCCAGACCTGCCAATGAGGCCTTTCAGCTGGTGCCACCGCCCCTGCTAACCTTTATTGTTGATTTATTCAGTTGTGCAGATTTCCAAAAATAGCAACAGGTACTTTCATTCACAACTAGCATATAAACCACGtagtaaaaacaggacaaatgcaTGACAGAGGAGGCTGGATGATGGAATACAGCCATTTGAATTTCCGATTAACTGATTGCAAAGTATTTTATGATCAATTAAATTAATCCCACCATGACCATCATCTTCTTATTTGAACTCAACGTTCATGTGATCTATCTAGTTGGTCCATTTGTCATTAAACTGGATAAATTAGGTTAATGTCGAACTAGCATTTTCGAATTATTCAGCACAGATTCTAGACAGAGCCTTGAAATTAGTATGTTGCACATAATGAGGATTGCAGTGATGAAGTTGTTCAATGTTAAAAACAATACCTTTAAAAATAACTTAATTTAAATAGCACCTTTTAGTCAAAAAAGGAATATTCAGGGAGATCATATTAcaactaaacaaaaacattacaaacatgcaaaatacaGAATCTATAAAATCAATAATATGACTCAAAAAATGTAGCAGGACATGAAAATAGACGATATCACATAAAAGAAGTGATATGAATAAATTAAAGCTGTGTCTTGTCACAGACCTTAAAAATACGGGGGAAATTgcataatttaataaaatttttGCAGCCTGTTCAGTGACACCACCTCTTGTATCTATGTTAATAAATGTGCTTGGTTGAATCCATGAAATATAATAATTCAAGACTGACTGACTAGGGATTTATTAATAAAGGTTGTGGTCATTTGCCTAAAATTCGCttttgaaatataaaaatgagaatACTTTCAATGTTTTCTCATTAATAAATCACAATACCATCTAAAACATGACGTGAGAATAGGTTCTTACTGAAAAATACAATCCCACATCAATCCTACAATCAGTTcttgcagcttttatttaaaaatcaatgGAAACAGCAACATTAGGTGTTTTCTCACTGAGCTGCATTTCATCTGTTTGTTAATTGATCCACATACTGCTGTGGAAAGCTGCCCTGTTTTCTCCTCTTAACGTATAGATTCACCACAGATGCGTACGTAACACACTATAGCCGTGTGTCCTCTTTGTGTTTGCATGAATCACTGTGTCAGTGTGTTAACCCCTCTGTGGCTCGCACAACAAGACAATGGAGTCCAAAGCAAAGTGCTGACATGAGGCCAGGCGTTCCTGCCCCCGGCCCCCCGATACCCCTGGGTGTATATATACCCCCACACACACTGTGTCTGCAGACGGTTCAGCGGAACCCTACGACACACAGCTCACCAGTTTGGGTAGGTCCAGCTATTAGTTAACAATACAGAACAATTTCCCAATGTGCTGGGCCTCTAATGCAACATAACTAACAACAAGGAGTCTGAACAGACTGGAGGGAATCCAGATTTACTGCAAATGAGGGAGACATTTTGAAAAGGGGGGGGGATGAAAAAggaagcagaaagttaaaagCTTGCACTGTAGTTTCTTGGAACAGAGCAAACAGTGAGATAGAAAGCTAATGCCACTTAGAGTAGCAGCCAGAATGACATACAGATGAATATTTAGATTGAAAGACGGTGGTTCTATTGCACTGCtttgtttctcagttttgaCTGTCTGTATGTTCACCACAGGTACTGCTGAAGTTGACGACAACATGGCTCTGACAACCCCCATGCCCATGGGCCCCTGGAAGGTGAGCACTTGTTTCATACTACATCTCTCACGACCACCAGGACCAAAAGAAGCTTCATTTCCTGATTACACACAGTGGTCTTacatattttgtatttaaatacTAAGCTGTATTTCTTTCCTGTTGTCTTTTGTGCTTCTCAGATCACCGTGTACGATCAGGAGCACTTCCAGGGCAGGCGTATGGAGTTCACCGCCTCCTGCCAGAACATCATGGAGTGTGGGATGGAGAACATCCGCTCCCTGAAGGTCGAGTGCGGCGCGTACGTATCCAGACAGCTTTTGTTCACTCCTGAGCTGATTTAACAGCGATAATGGAGATTAAGGACTGTGCTAACTACACATCTCCTTGTCTTCTCACCTGCAGCTGGGTGGGCTATGAGCACTCCAGCTTCTGCGGCCAGCAGTTTGTCCTGGAGAAGGGAGACTACCCTCGTTTTGAGGCCTACAGCGGGAGCAACTCCTACCGCATCGAGAGAATGATCTCCTTCAGGCCCATCTGCTGTGCTGTAGGTTTAACACAAGTCACTCTAAAAGCCCGGAGCTGATTTTAGCTTCATCTAAAGTGCTGCTAAacctcctttctttctcctcttttgcGCAGAGCCACAAGGAGTCCCGCATGACCATCTTTGAGATGGAGAACATGATGGGCCGTCAGTTTGAGCTGTGTGATGACTACCCctctctgcaggccatgggctGGATGAACAACGAGGTTGGATCTATGCACATTCAGAGTGGAGCGTAAGTGCACGTTTGATATAATCTGAAGTTTTACACACCTGAACAACACATACTGGCTGGAAATCGGCTCTCTGAACTCACTCCCAGTAACACTTTTAGCTGTGTTTAGCTCAGTAATTAGCATGTTCTTGTGTGTCCCTGCAGCTTTGTGTGCTACCAGTTCCCTGGCTACCGTGGCCACCAGTACATCATGGAGTGCGACTGTCATGGAGGAGAGTTCAAGTGTTACCGTGAGTTCGGCTCCCACGCCCAGACTCCCCAGATTCAGTCCATCAGGAGGATCCAGCACTGAGAGGGGAGCGCCTCCTTCACACCTCcttatctcctcctcctctccctcctcctgtaCTTCcatccctccttctcctcctcctcttctcccacAACCTCCAGCTCTCCAGCCCCACGGTCCGGCTAATCAAAGTAGGATCCGGGACTGGACTTCAGGTGCTCACTGGTGTCAGTTGGTCAcggcacttttgtttttttcaaaggaaacatcacaaaagaaaggaaaaatgtgagaaagacagaaaataggAATGACAGAATTGAGGAAAAAGTTGAATCAATGTGAAAGAGAGAGGCCTCGTCTGCTGAAGTTGGCTGCAGAACGGTGAAACCACCTCAAAGTTTTTGCTCCTTTTCCATCTCCATCCACCGCTGatggcatcatcatcatcatcatcatcatcatcgtcactGTTTTTTACATCAACACAACATCCAGTCTTGCTGTTCCTGTGATATCCATGACTGCCAATGTTCAAGACGATGAATAAAGAGAATgagcaaaaagacagaaagactcCCAGTATTGACCTGTACTTTAATCAcatctgtgttgtttgtctgtgctGACACTCACACACCACTGGAGAGCAGCAAACACCTCATAAAATAACAATCAACCTGCAAAATATGAACTTATAGTGAATCCACTGGTAAAAAAAAGATACGAACAAGATTTACATCTTAGAGTCCCCAAACTCCTGTCTAAATCCTCAGAACTTCATTTGAATTAGTGGACATCTCAAAGTTTCCAAAGATAGCAAAAATGTCACTCCTTTTGAGGAAATGTGTATAAACTGTTGCAGaagatatttatttatgtttgttatttttgtagGGACAGGGTTAATATCAGCTAGTTTGTTTACAGTTGGCCTATAATAACAGCTTTGACCTTTGATATCTGAAGAAGGTTTTGCTGATAATCACGTTGTACTTTAACTTGAGTGAATATGCAAGGTGTGTACACAATTCTACTTGTTGTGCACACACgctttattgtgaaaatacaTTAGGGGAGACATTTTACAACCACCAATTGATATATTCCAGCCGCAATGAGCCAGTAAAATCTCTGCTatttgtttaacattttaacCCATTTAACAATGAGAAACGTGAGGTTATTATAAGGTGCAGGTGCCGTCAGTCACCACTAGAAGTCGCTGTGGGACCAAGAATTGCGACAGTTGTTTCTTCTTGACGGCTGGTGATGACATGTCaacaacaaacatggcaacCGGCAGCAACTACTGGGAAGGTAAATAATGTTACAGTCTCTAATTTATACCACTGACAGCATCTACATCTTTAGTGTTCTTCTGCCGTCTAGTTTAACCACAATCAACACG
This genomic stretch from Acanthochromis polyacanthus isolate Apoly-LR-REF ecotype Palm Island chromosome 17, KAUST_Apoly_ChrSc, whole genome shotgun sequence harbors:
- the LOC110959657 gene encoding beta-crystallin A1-like produces the protein MALTTPMPMGPWKITVYDQEHFQGRRMEFTASCQNIMECGMENIRSLKVECGAWVGYEHSSFCGQQFVLEKGDYPRFEAYSGSNSYRIERMISFRPICCASHKESRMTIFEMENMMGRQFELCDDYPSLQAMGWMNNEVGSMHIQSGAFVCYQFPGYRGHQYIMECDCHGGEFKCYREFGSHAQTPQIQSIRRIQH